In one window of Caminicella sporogenes DSM 14501 DNA:
- a CDS encoding amino acid permease, with translation MKKTIGFWDLVFMNIAALFGVRWMAVAAGYGAGSVFMWLLAAFLFFVPSALVASELAATYPRQGGMFIWVKEAYGEKWGYMVSWLNWTAKIFWYPGYLTFITVSSAYVIGKPELAENKLFVIPMVLGVFWFITIVNLKGLSLGKWFSNIGGLLGSIVPSVLLIGLGFASVFIYKNPIATSYTLSNLIPDFRDSSNISMLSSLMFAMAGVETTAAFAGEVKDAQKVFPRAIFTSAALVAGLYIIGTMSITFMMTPDKIGAASGLMEAFRLIAEKLGIGGWFIKFIAVLVVVSGFGGLSVYLMSPTTMLFESVKQGVFPEFLTKENKYGVPQNALIVQAIGVSIIMLLMVLLPSVNAIYSILVTMTALTSLIPYVLLYVSFLSLRKNRPNEERPFKVSKNPSVAKTVAIVGLLCCLLGMALAFIPSDEYSTITQKLIYEIEIIGGGFFVSWLGILIWNRYEKKLTKSI, from the coding sequence ATGAAAAAAACTATAGGATTTTGGGATTTAGTTTTCATGAATATAGCAGCGTTATTTGGTGTTAGATGGATGGCTGTTGCAGCTGGATATGGAGCAGGTTCTGTTTTTATGTGGCTTCTTGCAGCATTTTTGTTTTTCGTTCCAAGTGCTCTTGTTGCATCAGAACTTGCAGCTACATATCCTCGTCAAGGAGGTATGTTTATATGGGTTAAGGAGGCATATGGAGAAAAATGGGGATATATGGTTTCTTGGCTTAACTGGACAGCTAAGATATTTTGGTATCCAGGTTATCTAACTTTTATTACAGTATCATCTGCATATGTTATAGGAAAACCTGAGTTAGCAGAAAATAAATTATTTGTAATACCTATGGTACTTGGAGTATTTTGGTTTATAACAATTGTTAATCTTAAAGGTTTAAGTCTTGGGAAATGGTTTTCAAATATAGGTGGACTATTGGGAAGTATAGTTCCTTCAGTACTACTTATAGGGCTTGGTTTTGCTTCAGTATTTATTTATAAAAATCCAATAGCTACTTCATATACACTATCAAATCTTATACCGGATTTTAGAGATAGTTCTAATATTTCTATGTTATCTTCTCTTATGTTTGCTATGGCAGGTGTTGAAACTACAGCAGCATTTGCAGGAGAAGTTAAAGATGCTCAAAAGGTATTTCCAAGAGCTATATTTACATCAGCTGCATTGGTGGCTGGACTTTATATAATTGGAACAATGTCTATTACTTTTATGATGACTCCAGATAAAATAGGAGCAGCTAGTGGATTGATGGAAGCATTTAGGCTTATTGCTGAAAAACTTGGTATAGGAGGATGGTTTATAAAATTTATAGCTGTACTTGTTGTTGTAAGTGGTTTTGGTGGGTTGAGTGTGTATTTAATGTCACCAACTACAATGTTATTTGAAAGTGTAAAGCAGGGAGTATTTCCTGAATTTTTAACAAAAGAAAATAAATATGGTGTACCACAAAATGCACTTATAGTTCAAGCGATAGGTGTTTCTATAATAATGCTTCTTATGGTATTATTACCTTCTGTAAATGCTATTTATTCTATATTGGTAACTATGACTGCATTAACAAGTTTAATTCCATATGTACTTCTTTATGTATCATTTTTATCATTAAGAAAAAATAGACCTAATGAAGAAAGACCATTCAAAGTTTCTAAAAATCCATCTGTGGCAAAAACAGTAGCTATAGTTGGCTTATTATGTTGCTTACTTGGTATGGCACTTGCATTCATACCATCTGACGAATATAGTACAATAACACAAAAACTTATTTATGAAATAGAGATAATAGGTGGAGGTTTCTTTGTGAGTTGGCTTGGAATTCTTATTTGGAATAGATATGAGAAAAAATTAACGAAATCGATATAA
- a CDS encoding M24 family metallopeptidase translates to MNKKRLEKVIKNMEKYNIDQMIVTSSDSIFYLLGEWIHPGERMLALFIDTNGEAKLFVNELFPITKDLGVKVHIHKDTDNPIDDLAEVIDESKVVGIDKEWPSRFLISLLKKKNGLKVENGSIVVDEARMIKDEQEIELMRKASAINDKAMEEIIEFIKKGCSEIEASKKLAEIYSKYGCSGFSFEPLICYGANAAEPHHASDNTELKENSCIIIDIGCIKDDYASDMTRSLFYGKPDEEYKKIYDLVYKANKAAIEAVKPGVKFSDIDRAARKVIEDGGYGKYFIHRTGHNIGINVHEYPDVSSSNDMEVVEGMVFSIEPGIYLEGKYGVRIEDLVVVTKDGCEVLNKFTKDLIVFD, encoded by the coding sequence ATGAATAAAAAAAGGTTAGAGAAAGTTATAAAAAATATGGAAAAATACAATATTGACCAAATGATAGTAACTTCTTCAGACTCTATATTTTATTTATTAGGTGAGTGGATTCATCCAGGTGAGAGAATGCTTGCACTTTTTATTGATACAAATGGAGAAGCTAAATTGTTTGTAAATGAACTGTTTCCTATTACTAAAGATTTGGGGGTAAAAGTACATATTCATAAGGATACTGATAATCCTATAGATGATTTAGCCGAAGTGATAGATGAGAGTAAAGTTGTTGGAATAGATAAAGAATGGCCTTCTCGTTTTTTAATTAGTCTTCTCAAGAAAAAAAATGGATTGAAAGTGGAAAATGGTTCAATAGTAGTAGATGAAGCTAGAATGATAAAAGATGAACAAGAAATTGAATTAATGAGAAAAGCTTCAGCTATAAATGATAAAGCCATGGAAGAAATAATTGAATTTATAAAAAAAGGATGCAGTGAAATAGAAGCTTCTAAAAAATTAGCTGAGATATATTCAAAATATGGATGTAGTGGTTTTTCATTTGAACCTCTTATATGTTATGGAGCAAATGCTGCTGAACCTCATCATGCATCAGATAATACAGAACTTAAAGAAAATAGTTGTATTATTATAGATATTGGGTGTATTAAAGACGATTATGCTTCAGATATGACTAGAAGTTTATTTTATGGAAAACCAGATGAAGAATACAAGAAAATATATGATTTAGTGTATAAAGCTAATAAAGCTGCAATTGAGGCAGTTAAACCGGGAGTTAAGTTTAGTGATATAGATAGAGCAGCGAGGAAAGTTATAGAAGATGGAGGATACGGTAAGTATTTTATTCATAGAACAGGACATAATATAGGAATTAATGTACATGAATATCCTGATGTTAGCTCATCAAATGATATGGAAGTTGTTGAGGGAATGGTATTTTCAATAGAACCGGGAATTTATTTAGAAGGTAAATATGGTGTGAGAATAGAAGATTTAGTAGTAGTGACAAAAGATGGATGTGAAGTTCTCAATAAATTTACTAAAGACCTTATAGTATTTGATTAG
- a CDS encoding CD3073 family putative ECF transporter S component produces the protein MKNSPFKSTNTMIFASLGIVINIVFGTVVQTLQIPLLFLDTIGTIFVAAVLGPFAGALTGGLTNIIQGMITNPKNIPFAIVNVAIGLIVGFIAKKYKFDYKVAVITGIILSVIAPLIGTPIAVLVFGGVTGGGTDLIFAWLLASGHKIFTAAFIPRITGNIIDKIASSLLVAFLIKKLPYDLISKKSARNA, from the coding sequence TTGAAAAATTCACCATTTAAATCTACAAATACTATGATTTTTGCTTCATTGGGAATTGTAATTAATATTGTATTTGGAACAGTTGTACAAACTCTTCAAATTCCATTGTTGTTTTTAGATACAATAGGAACTATTTTTGTAGCTGCAGTATTGGGACCTTTTGCCGGAGCATTAACGGGAGGTTTAACTAATATTATTCAAGGAATGATTACTAATCCTAAAAATATTCCTTTTGCAATTGTAAATGTTGCAATCGGATTAATTGTCGGTTTTATTGCTAAAAAATATAAATTTGATTATAAAGTTGCGGTAATTACAGGAATTATTTTATCAGTAATAGCACCATTGATAGGAACGCCAATAGCTGTGTTAGTCTTTGGAGGAGTTACAGGTGGGGGAACTGACCTTATTTTTGCATGGCTGTTGGCAAGCGGACATAAGATATTTACTGCTGCATTTATTCCGAGAATAACAGGTAATATTATTGATAAAATAGCTAGTTCTTTATTAGTTGCTTTTTTGATAAAAAAACTGCCTTATGATTTAATTTCAAAAAAATCTGCCAGAAATGCATAA
- the groES gene encoding co-chaperone GroES, which produces MNIKPLGDRVVIKKLEAEEKTKSGIVLPSQAKEQPQIAEVVAVGPGGMVDGKEVKMEVKVGDKVIFSKYAGTEIKHDGEEYTILRQSDILAIVE; this is translated from the coding sequence ATGAATATCAAGCCATTAGGTGATAGGGTTGTTATTAAGAAGTTAGAGGCTGAAGAAAAGACAAAAAGTGGTATAGTACTTCCAAGTCAGGCTAAAGAACAACCTCAAATAGCAGAAGTAGTGGCAGTTGGACCAGGTGGAATGGTAGACGGCAAAGAGGTAAAAATGGAAGTAAAAGTTGGAGATAAAGTAATATTCTCAAAGTATGCTGGAACTGAAATTAAGCATGATGGAGAAGAATATACTATTTTAAGACAAAGTGATATTTTAGCAATAGTTGAATAG
- the groL gene encoding chaperonin GroEL (60 kDa chaperone family; promotes refolding of misfolded polypeptides especially under stressful conditions; forms two stacked rings of heptamers to form a barrel-shaped 14mer; ends can be capped by GroES; misfolded proteins enter the barrel where they are refolded when GroES binds), translated as MAKEIKFNEEARRKLEAGVNKLADTVKVTLGPKGRNVILDKKFGSPTITNDGVTIAREIELEDVYENMGAQLVKEVATKTNDVAGDGTTTATLLTQAIIREGLKNIAAGANPMILKKGIEKAVEVAVEEIKKNSKQIEGKEAIANVASISAADEKIGELIAEAMEKVGKDGVITVEEAKTMGTTLEVVEGMQFDRGYVSPYMVTDAEKMEAVLEDPYILITDKKISNIQEILPLLEQIVQQGKKLLIIAEDIEGEALATLVVNKLRGTFECVAVKAPGFGDRRKAMLQDIAIVTGGQVISEELGLDLKTVTLDMLGRAKSVKIDKENTTIIDGAGDTNAIQDRIKQIKVQIEETTSDFDREKLQERLAKLAGGVAVIQVGAATETEMKERKLRIEDALNATRAAVEEGIVAGGGTALINAIPAVEKLIEQLEGDERTGAMIIRRALEEPVRQIAFNAGVEGSIVVEKIRNSEVGIGFDALNNKYVKMIEAGIVDPTKVTRSALQNAASISALFLTTEAAVAEIPEKKNDMPMGGGMPPMM; from the coding sequence ATGGCAAAAGAAATTAAATTCAATGAAGAAGCTCGTCGTAAGTTAGAAGCTGGTGTTAATAAATTAGCTGATACTGTAAAAGTTACATTAGGACCTAAAGGTAGAAATGTTATTTTAGATAAAAAGTTCGGTTCTCCTACAATTACAAATGATGGTGTAACTATTGCACGTGAAATAGAATTAGAAGATGTATATGAAAATATGGGTGCACAACTTGTTAAAGAAGTTGCAACTAAGACTAATGATGTAGCTGGAGACGGTACAACTACTGCTACATTATTAACTCAAGCTATAATTAGAGAAGGTTTAAAGAATATTGCAGCTGGTGCTAATCCAATGATTCTTAAAAAAGGTATCGAAAAGGCTGTAGAAGTTGCTGTAGAAGAAATCAAGAAAAATTCTAAACAAATTGAAGGCAAAGAAGCTATTGCTAACGTTGCTTCAATTTCAGCTGCTGATGAAAAAATCGGTGAACTTATAGCTGAAGCTATGGAAAAGGTAGGAAAAGATGGAGTAATCACTGTTGAAGAAGCTAAAACTATGGGAACTACTTTAGAAGTAGTTGAAGGTATGCAGTTTGATAGAGGATATGTTTCTCCATACATGGTAACTGATGCTGAAAAGATGGAAGCAGTATTAGAAGACCCATATATTTTAATTACAGACAAGAAGATTTCAAATATACAAGAAATCCTTCCATTATTAGAGCAAATTGTACAACAAGGAAAGAAATTATTAATTATTGCTGAAGATATTGAAGGAGAAGCTCTTGCAACACTTGTTGTTAACAAATTAAGAGGTACTTTTGAGTGTGTTGCTGTTAAAGCTCCAGGATTTGGTGACAGAAGAAAAGCTATGCTTCAAGATATAGCTATAGTAACTGGAGGTCAAGTAATTTCAGAAGAATTAGGATTAGACCTTAAAACTGTTACATTAGATATGCTTGGTAGAGCTAAGTCAGTTAAGATAGATAAAGAAAATACTACAATTATAGATGGTGCTGGAGATACAAATGCAATTCAAGATAGAATTAAGCAAATCAAAGTTCAAATTGAAGAAACTACTTCAGATTTTGATAGAGAAAAATTACAAGAAAGACTTGCAAAACTTGCAGGTGGAGTTGCAGTTATCCAAGTAGGTGCTGCTACTGAGACTGAAATGAAAGAAAGAAAATTAAGAATAGAAGATGCGTTAAATGCTACAAGAGCTGCTGTTGAAGAAGGTATAGTAGCTGGTGGTGGTACTGCATTAATCAATGCAATCCCAGCAGTAGAAAAATTAATTGAACAGTTAGAAGGAGACGAAAGAACTGGAGCTATGATTATAAGAAGAGCTCTTGAAGAACCAGTAAGACAAATAGCATTCAATGCTGGTGTAGAAGGTTCTATAGTAGTTGAGAAAATAAGAAATAGTGAAGTAGGTATAGGATTTGATGCATTAAATAATAAGTATGTGAAGATGATAGAGGCTGGTATAGTTGACCCAACTAAAGTAACTCGTTCAGCACTTCAAAATGCTGCATCAATTTCAGCATTGTTCTTAACTACTGAGGCTGCTGTAGCTGAAATTCCAGAAAAGAAAAATGATATGCCAATGGGTGGCGGAATGCCTCCAATGATGTAA